In the Arthrobacter sp. Soc17.1.1.1 genome, GGCCTCCGGCTCTGGGCCGCCTTCTTCTGGGGCGCGGCCCCCGCCCTCCAGGTGGCCCTCGGCAGCGGTCGCCTGGGAGCGCTGATCGCCCACCTCCTGCTGCCCCTGGCACTGCTCGGGGTGGTGCGCGCGGTCGGCGCCGCCCTGCCGTCGCGGACACTGCCCGACGGCGTGCTCACGCCCGGCGTCGGCGGCACCCGCAGCTGGACCGCGGGCGCCTCCGCAGGCCTCGTCCTCGCGATCGTCACGGCCTGCGCCCCGTCCCTGCTCGTGGTGGTCGTCGCAGCGCTCGCTGGCGCGCTGATCGTCGGCGGGCGCCGGGCCCGCACACTCTGGTGGACGCTCCTGCCCGTCGTCGCCCTCCACCTGCCGTACGCCCTGTCCGCAGTGCGCGCACCCCGCGGCATCCTCGGCGATCCGGGGGTGCCCACGCCCTTCGAGCCCGGAGACCCCTGGCAGCACCTCCTCGGGTTCCCCGTGTCCTTCGACCCCCTCCTCGCGCCCGCGGCGGCCGGCTTCCTGGCTGCCGGGCCGTGGTCGCTCGTCGCCGCAATCCTCATCGGCGGCCCCGTCGTCGTGCTCGCCGCCGCAGCCCTCTTCTCCCGCCGCAGCCGCGGGCGAGTGGTGCGCAGGTCCTGGCTGCTCGCCGTCCTGGCACTCGCCGTGGCGGCCGTGGCGCCCGTGCTGCCCGTGGCGCTCGGCACCGGATCGTTCATCCCGGTCTTCCCCGGCCCGCTGGTGTCCGTGGTCGCCCTCTGCCTCCTGACCGCTGCGCTGTCGGGTCTGCCGGGGCGTGACGCCACGGCACCCGCCCCGCGCCCGCGGGCCGGCCGCAGCTCCCTCCGCCTCGCCGGCGGACTGGTCCTCGCCGTCGGCCCGCTGCTGAGCCTCGGCCTGTGGATCGCCCCCGAGGTGACGGCCCCGCCCGCGGCGGTCGCCGAACCCGTGGTCATCCCCGGCACCCCCGTCGAGGAGGCGTCCGACGCCGGACAGGGCACCACCGACTTCGGCACGGCCGTCGGACTCGACCCGGTGGCCGAACGGCCGCTGCCGGCCACGGCCGCTGATCGCGGCAACGGTGCGGACCGGACGCGCACGCTCGTCATCTCGGTCGACGACGACGACGCCGTGGCGGCCTCCCTCATGCGAGGATCCGGGACCACCCTCGACGCGCTGAACCCGCTCCACGCCGCGCGGACCCTCCGGGGCGGGCAGGATGTCACGCCCGCGGACGACAGCGCGTCCGCCCGGACCCTGCGGACCACCGTCGCGGTGATCGTCGGCGCGAGCGGTGCCGATCCGCGCAGCGACCTCCGCGATCTCGGCGTCGGGTTCGTGGTCCTGCAGCAGTCCGGTACCGCCGGTGATTTCCTCGGCAGCCGGATCGACTCCGTGCCGGGCCTCACCGCCGTGGGCGACACCGACGCCGGGCGCCTGTGGCGCGTGGCCGCGCCCACCCTCGAGGACGGGACGGAGGACGCGGCTGCTCGCACCGCACGCGTGCGGGTGGTCGACGCCGACGGCCGGACCGAGGCGATCGTCCCCTCGTCCGCGGTCCTCGCCGAGGGCGCCGTCCCTCCCGGGGCGGAGGGCAGGAAGCTCGTCCTGGCGGAGGAGGCCGACCCCGGGTGGCAGGCGAGCCTCGGTGGTGAACGGCTCGACCCGGCGTCGGACGGCTGGCAGCAGGCGTTCGACCTGCCGGCGGCCGGCGGCGAGGTCACGGTGTCCTTCGTCAGCCCGTTCCAGCCGTGGGCCGAGGCCGTCCAGGCAGTGCTCCTCGCGCTCACGCTCCTGCTGGCCATCCCGCTGCCGTCGCGTCCGCGCGTCGCGCGGCCCACGGGCGGCCGGCGTTCCCCGGCGGGCCGGCCGGAACCGTCGCAGTACGCCACGACGCGGGCCGACGACGGTGCCGACAGTGCCGACGATGTCGACGATGTCGACGGTGCCGACGGCGACACCCGCGACGACGACCTGCAGCCCGTGACCAGTGGAAGTAGCCCGATGTGATGTGGGGACGCAAGCGGAAGCCGCTGCAGCACGAGGCGGGGACACCGCCGGAGACTGCCGGGCAGGAGATCGATGGGGCCGCCGTCGGGCCGGCACCCGAGGGCGCGGCCGACGCTGCCGGCGCTGCCGTCGGGCCGGCACCCGAGGGCGTTGCCGACGCTGCCGTCGGGCCGGCACCCCAGGGCGCTGCCGACGCTGCCGACGCTGCCGTCGCCGCTCGCGCCGTCGCCCGTGACCGGGCCGCGACCGGCGGCACCCGCCGTGCGCGGCTGGGCGGTGCCGTCGGTGCCGCGACCGGGGTGGTGCTCCTCGTGGCGACGGCCGCCATCTCCTCCGGGACCGTGACGGACGCCCTGGTCCGGTCGGCGGCGACCGACCTCCCCGTCCCGTCCGCCGCCGTGCCGGCCGGCGACTACACGGCCGTCTGCCCCGCCCCGCCCCGCCTGCTCGAGGCGGCGGCCGAGGGTGCCGACCCCCAGTTCGGCCCCGCGTCCGCGACGGCCAGGACCACGGTCGCCGCGCTCGTGCTGAGCGACCTCAGCGCCACGCTGACCGGCAGCGGGCT is a window encoding:
- a CDS encoding glycosyltransferase family 2 protein, which translates into the protein MPRVCARERRALRHLGRTLGARAAQVAEASGLIPLPLRVTAVVVAHNGAEYLPTALEALERQTRRADFCVGVDTGSTDASASILQLGLPTGSPVVGAPARAGFGTAVRTAVAEIPGRGTGDTTDWLWLLHDDSAPEPAALAELLLAVERAPSVTIAGAKQVGWDDRRALVDVGLSISRWAERLTLIDVDEHDQGQYEARSDVFAVNSAGMLVRRDVFDALDGFDPALHGVGDDVDLCWRNRLAGNRVVVVPAAVLRHATARPHPVSTPHAARAAEVYLRLKHAAPLGVPFLALGAVLGGLGRLLLGLLAKDPAHGTGQLLGSLAGVCRPLQLWRSRRSAARTRQLPRSIVRSLVTSRREVWSHRRSVLDAFTSRGAQAGTDGLQDAEEYVPSGDSHDDFTALATPARLWVGAGAVLAAVVLLAAALTGLHRLVGAGALAGGALLPASGTPEAIWANATTWWTGLGTGSAAHGSPFSYVLWLLSLLGFGSANTMIVLTVVCALPLAGLSAWIAAGALTRSRGLRLWAAFFWGAAPALQVALGSGRLGALIAHLLLPLALLGVVRAVGAALPSRTLPDGVLTPGVGGTRSWTAGASAGLVLAIVTACAPSLLVVVVAALAGALIVGGRRARTLWWTLLPVVALHLPYALSAVRAPRGILGDPGVPTPFEPGDPWQHLLGFPVSFDPLLAPAAAGFLAAGPWSLVAAILIGGPVVVLAAAALFSRRSRGRVVRRSWLLAVLALAVAAVAPVLPVALGTGSFIPVFPGPLVSVVALCLLTAALSGLPGRDATAPAPRPRAGRSSLRLAGGLVLAVGPLLSLGLWIAPEVTAPPAAVAEPVVIPGTPVEEASDAGQGTTDFGTAVGLDPVAERPLPATAADRGNGADRTRTLVISVDDDDAVAASLMRGSGTTLDALNPLHAARTLRGGQDVTPADDSASARTLRTTVAVIVGASGADPRSDLRDLGVGFVVLQQSGTAGDFLGSRIDSVPGLTAVGDTDAGRLWRVAAPTLEDGTEDAAARTARVRVVDADGRTEAIVPSSAVLAEGAVPPGAEGRKLVLAEEADPGWQASLGGERLDPASDGWQQAFDLPAAGGEVTVSFVSPFQPWAEAVQAVLLALTLLLAIPLPSRPRVARPTGGRRSPAGRPEPSQYATTRADDGADSADDVDDVDGADGDTRDDDLQPVTSGSSPM